The Pantoea sp. At-9b genome includes a window with the following:
- a CDS encoding glutamine synthetase family protein: MMTNLVEVEDFTRHSEEKRTSAFQLEVKAWLERHPETQYVDILLNDLNGVFRGKRIPVSALAKLEKGCYFPASVFAMDILGNTVEEAGLGQALGEPDNICFPVPGSLTPSAADPQRIAQLMLTMCNQDGTPFDVEPRNVLNQLWQQLRNRGLFPVVAVELEFYLVDKKRDAEGYIQPPCAPGSDERNMQSQVYSVDNLDHFADVLRDIDSLAQQQGIPADGALAEASPGQFEINLHHTRDVLKACDHAIQLKRLVRQVAENHGMTATFMAKPYEEYAGSGMHVHISMLDAADHNAFSLDDGSDSPLLKRALAGMIDLMPASMALLAPNVNAYRRFLPDAFVPLQASWGHNNRTVALRIPCGDSDNHRVEYRVAGADANPYLVVSTILAGIVHGLDNQLPLPHPVKGNGHEAEGLALPIRQSDALYEFENSYPLQKLLGERFSAVWHSCKQYELMQFERLITATEIDWMLKNA, translated from the coding sequence ATCATGACGAACCTCGTAGAAGTAGAAGACTTCACGCGACATAGTGAAGAGAAGCGAACCAGCGCGTTCCAGCTGGAGGTGAAAGCCTGGCTGGAACGCCATCCTGAAACGCAGTATGTCGATATTCTTCTTAACGATCTGAATGGGGTATTTCGCGGTAAGCGCATTCCCGTCTCAGCACTGGCAAAACTGGAAAAAGGGTGTTATTTCCCGGCTTCGGTTTTCGCTATGGATATTCTGGGTAACACCGTCGAAGAGGCCGGACTGGGACAGGCACTCGGCGAGCCAGATAACATCTGCTTTCCTGTTCCCGGTTCCTTAACACCTTCCGCTGCCGACCCACAACGCATCGCGCAACTGATGCTGACCATGTGTAACCAAGATGGCACTCCCTTTGACGTTGAACCCCGTAATGTCCTCAACCAATTGTGGCAACAGCTGCGCAATCGGGGACTTTTTCCGGTGGTAGCGGTAGAGCTGGAGTTCTATCTGGTCGATAAAAAACGTGATGCGGAAGGATACATCCAACCGCCATGCGCGCCAGGCAGTGATGAGCGCAACATGCAAAGCCAGGTCTATTCGGTCGATAACCTCGATCACTTTGCTGATGTGCTACGTGATATTGACTCTCTGGCGCAGCAGCAGGGGATACCTGCGGATGGTGCGCTGGCGGAGGCCTCTCCCGGGCAGTTCGAGATCAACTTGCATCACACGCGCGATGTGCTGAAAGCCTGCGATCATGCGATTCAGCTCAAACGTCTGGTCCGCCAGGTGGCAGAAAACCATGGTATGACGGCGACCTTTATGGCGAAACCCTATGAGGAGTACGCCGGAAGTGGCATGCACGTCCATATCAGCATGCTGGATGCAGCTGATCACAACGCTTTTTCGCTGGACGATGGCAGCGATTCACCGTTGCTGAAACGCGCTCTGGCGGGGATGATCGATTTGATGCCCGCTTCAATGGCGCTGCTGGCCCCCAACGTCAATGCCTACCGCCGCTTCCTGCCGGATGCCTTTGTCCCACTACAGGCATCATGGGGACACAATAACCGTACCGTGGCGTTACGTATCCCTTGCGGCGATAGCGATAATCATCGCGTGGAATACCGTGTCGCCGGGGCTGATGCGAATCCTTATCTGGTGGTGTCAACCATTCTTGCCGGTATTGTGCACGGACTGGACAATCAGCTGCCGCTGCCGCATCCGGTGAAAGGCAACGGCCATGAGGCGGAAGGGCTGGCATTGCCGATTCGTCAGAGCGATGCACTGTACGAATTTGAGAACAGCTATCCGCTCCAGAAGCTGTTGGGCGAGCGTTTCAGCGCGGTATGGCACAGCTGCAAACAGTATGAACTGATGCAGTTTGAACGGCTTATCACCGCCACTGAGATTGACTGGATGCTGAAGAACGCCTGA
- a CDS encoding GtrA family protein, whose protein sequence is MFKRFTRYASIGVINTMIHWVIFGAMYNLGFKQSVSNFIAFCAAVTFSFFANARWTFNAQATTSRYLFYTVFMGAMALAVGWAADHAHINPIFTLILFSVVSLVCGFAYSKLFVFRESK, encoded by the coding sequence ATGTTCAAACGCTTCACCAGATATGCCTCTATCGGCGTGATTAACACCATGATTCATTGGGTGATTTTTGGCGCAATGTACAATCTTGGTTTTAAACAGTCCGTGTCGAATTTCATTGCGTTTTGCGCTGCTGTCACCTTTTCATTTTTCGCCAACGCGCGTTGGACATTCAACGCTCAGGCCACAACGTCTCGTTATCTCTTCTACACGGTATTTATGGGTGCGATGGCGCTGGCTGTGGGATGGGCTGCTGACCATGCCCATATCAACCCGATCTTCACCCTGATCCTGTTCTCCGTCGTCAGCCTGGTTTGTGGGTTCGCTTATTCAAAACTCTTTGTCTTCAGGGAGAGTAAATGA
- a CDS encoding APC family permease, producing the protein MSLNTSAAPQRAHLKKSLTLIPVVMMGLAYMQPMTLFDTFGIVSGLTDGHVATAYAFALIAILFTAISYGKLVRRFPSAGSAYTYAQKAISPHVGFMVGWSSLLDYLFMPMINILLAKSYFETLVPGIPSWIFVVLLVGFMTLSNLRGIKTVANFNSVIVVLQVLVMIVITGMVIYGVAHGVGAGTLTSSKPFWSQDAHVVPMITGATILCFSFLGFDGISSLSEETKDAERTIPRAIFLTALIGGVIFIAVSYFLQLYFPDISRFQNPDSSQPEIMLFVAGKALQIGILIFSVVTVLASGMAAHAGVSRLMYVMGRDGVFPERFFGYVHPKWRTPSLNVLLVGAIALLAINFDLVTATALINFGALVAFTFVNLSVIAQFWIREKRNKTLKDHLHYLVLPVLGAMTVGALWINLEETSMVLGLVWAAVGIIYLAFVTRTFRNPVPQYSEEV; encoded by the coding sequence ATGTCGCTTAATACCTCCGCCGCACCACAGCGTGCACATCTGAAAAAATCCCTGACACTGATCCCGGTAGTCATGATGGGCCTGGCGTATATGCAGCCAATGACCCTGTTTGATACCTTCGGCATCGTATCGGGTTTGACCGACGGCCACGTCGCCACTGCGTATGCGTTCGCGCTGATCGCCATTCTGTTCACTGCTATTAGCTACGGTAAGCTGGTACGCCGCTTCCCATCTGCGGGCTCCGCTTATACCTATGCACAGAAGGCCATTAGTCCCCACGTTGGCTTTATGGTGGGTTGGTCATCCCTGCTGGACTATCTGTTCATGCCGATGATCAATATCCTGCTGGCAAAAAGCTATTTTGAAACGCTGGTGCCGGGTATTCCGTCGTGGATTTTTGTCGTGTTGCTGGTGGGCTTTATGACGCTCTCCAACCTGCGCGGCATTAAGACCGTGGCTAACTTCAACAGCGTGATTGTGGTGTTGCAGGTATTGGTGATGATCGTGATTACCGGCATGGTGATTTACGGTGTTGCCCACGGTGTTGGCGCAGGTACGTTGACCAGCAGCAAACCGTTCTGGTCACAGGATGCCCATGTGGTGCCGATGATCACCGGTGCGACCATTTTGTGTTTCTCGTTCCTCGGTTTTGACGGCATCAGTTCGCTGTCAGAAGAGACCAAAGACGCTGAACGTACCATTCCACGCGCGATTTTCCTCACCGCGTTGATTGGTGGCGTGATCTTTATTGCGGTGTCGTACTTCCTGCAACTGTACTTCCCGGATATCTCGCGCTTCCAGAATCCGGACTCGTCACAGCCAGAAATCATGCTGTTTGTTGCGGGTAAAGCCTTGCAGATTGGTATTCTGATCTTCTCGGTGGTCACCGTGCTGGCATCCGGCATGGCGGCGCACGCCGGTGTATCCCGTCTGATGTATGTGATGGGGCGTGATGGCGTGTTCCCGGAGCGTTTCTTCGGTTATGTTCACCCGAAATGGCGTACTCCATCGCTGAACGTGTTGCTGGTCGGTGCCATTGCGCTACTGGCGATCAACTTTGACCTGGTCACGGCGACTGCGCTGATTAACTTCGGTGCGCTGGTGGCGTTTACCTTTGTGAACCTGTCGGTGATTGCCCAGTTCTGGATCCGTGAGAAGCGCAACAAAACGCTGAAAGATCATCTGCACTATCTGGTGCTGCCGGTGCTGGGCGCGATGACGGTTGGCGCACTGTGGATTAACCTGGAAGAGACGTCAATGGTATTGGGTCTGGTCTGGGCCGCGGTGGGGATTATTTACCTCGCGTTTGTCACGCGCACCTTCCGTAACCCGGTGCCGCAGTACAGCGAAGAAGTTTAA
- the puuR gene encoding HTH-type transcriptional regulator PuuR — protein MNDATLAPGRRLSQIRQELGLSQRRVAELSGLTHSAISTIEQDKVSPAVSTLQKLLKVYGLSLSEFFSEPKQDPTPRVIVRPNDRVEIGSLGVSLQLIDNGASERALAMLLEHYAPGSSTGEKLRHPGEETGTVLEGEITLVVNGQSYHLYAGESYVIDTGLPHSFTNTSDQPCRIVSAHSPANF, from the coding sequence ATGAACGACGCCACTCTGGCGCCCGGACGACGTTTATCGCAAATCCGGCAGGAGTTGGGATTGTCTCAGCGTCGCGTCGCTGAGTTGTCAGGTTTGACCCATAGCGCGATCAGCACCATCGAGCAGGACAAAGTCAGCCCGGCGGTGAGTACCCTGCAAAAGTTGCTTAAGGTGTACGGGCTGTCGCTGTCGGAATTTTTCTCGGAACCGAAGCAGGACCCTACGCCACGCGTGATTGTTCGCCCTAATGACCGGGTGGAAATTGGCAGCCTCGGGGTATCGTTGCAACTAATTGATAATGGCGCATCAGAACGCGCGCTGGCGATGCTGCTGGAGCATTATGCGCCCGGCTCCAGTACCGGTGAAAAACTGCGCCATCCCGGTGAAGAGACCGGAACGGTGCTGGAGGGCGAAATCACCCTGGTGGTGAACGGTCAGAGTTATCACCTGTATGCCGGTGAAAGCTATGTTATCGATACCGGTTTGCCGCACAGTTTTACCAATACGTCCGATCAGCCGTGCCGAATTGTGAGCGCCCATTCGCCGGCAAATTTCTAA
- a CDS encoding SDR family oxidoreductase codes for MKKVAIVGLGWLGMPLAMALATRGWQVTGSKTSPDGVDAARRCGIEACQLVLTPELECEAEDLAALMSVDALVVTLPASRTVQGGEDYMQAVQNVVDTALAFKVPRIIFTSSTSVYGPGPGVMKEHSPLHPETVAGKTLVALENWLHDLPGTSVDIVRLAGLVGPNRHPGRFLAGKTDLRDGAHVVNLVHLDDVVDAIVLLLQTPKGGRVYNLCAPKHPTRDTFYPGVTKQLGLTPPQFIAESERDAGKVIDGEKICNELGFEYSYDDPIKMPLE; via the coding sequence ATGAAAAAGGTCGCGATTGTAGGGCTGGGATGGCTGGGCATGCCGCTGGCGATGGCGCTGGCGACACGCGGCTGGCAAGTGACAGGTAGCAAAACTTCGCCAGACGGCGTGGATGCGGCACGTCGGTGTGGCATCGAAGCATGCCAGCTGGTGCTCACACCGGAGCTGGAGTGTGAGGCGGAGGATCTGGCGGCGCTGATGTCGGTGGACGCGCTGGTGGTGACTTTACCTGCCAGCCGCACGGTGCAGGGCGGCGAGGATTACATGCAGGCGGTACAAAACGTGGTGGATACCGCGCTGGCCTTTAAAGTACCGCGGATTATTTTCACCAGTTCCACCTCAGTGTATGGCCCGGGTCCGGGGGTGATGAAAGAGCACAGCCCGTTACATCCCGAAACCGTGGCCGGTAAAACGCTGGTGGCACTGGAAAACTGGCTACATGATTTGCCGGGAACCTCGGTAGATATCGTTCGCCTGGCCGGGCTGGTGGGGCCAAACCGTCACCCGGGGCGCTTTCTCGCCGGAAAAACCGACTTACGCGATGGCGCGCACGTGGTCAATCTGGTGCATCTGGATGATGTGGTGGATGCGATCGTACTGTTATTGCAGACACCGAAAGGTGGGCGTGTTTATAACCTGTGTGCGCCGAAACATCCGACGCGCGATACCTTCTATCCGGGTGTAACCAAACAATTGGGTTTAACCCCACCGCAATTTATCGCGGAAAGTGAACGTGATGCCGGCAAGGTAATCGATGGGGAAAAAATTTGTAACGAGCTGGGGTTTGAGTACAGCTATGATGACCCGATAAAGATGCCACTGGAGTAG
- a CDS encoding FAD-binding oxidoreductase — translation MQHVESYYAATANAHEPWPELQESIQCDVCIIGGGFTGLSSALYLTEAGYDVVVLEAAKIGFGASGRNGGQVVNSYSRDVDVIEQRYGKDTAQMLGSMMFEGAEIIRDRIDRYAIACDYRPGGIFAALNNRQMGHLRNQKASWTRYGNHDLELLDERGIRREVATDRYVGGLLDKRGGHLHPLNLALGEAEAIRRHGGRIYEQSAALKVEYGAPHRVKTARGDVNATFVIFAGNAYLPSQLEPRLSRKSMPCGSQIVTTEPLSRDLALSLLPNNHCVEDCNYLLDYFRLTADNRLLYGGGVVYGAREPEDIDALIRPKLLRTFPQLREVKLSYRWSGNFLLTLSRMPQFGQLEKNVYFMQGDSGHGVTCTHLSGKLIAEVLRGQAERFDAFARLPHLPFPGGRRFKVPLTAMGAAWYALRDRLGV, via the coding sequence ATGCAACATGTGGAGAGTTATTACGCCGCAACAGCGAACGCGCATGAACCCTGGCCCGAATTGCAGGAGAGCATTCAATGTGACGTCTGCATCATCGGCGGCGGTTTCACTGGCCTGTCATCGGCGCTCTACCTTACTGAGGCCGGTTACGATGTGGTCGTGCTGGAAGCCGCAAAAATTGGCTTTGGTGCCAGTGGTCGCAATGGCGGTCAGGTGGTCAATTCTTACAGTCGTGATGTGGATGTGATTGAACAACGCTACGGCAAGGACACGGCCCAAATGCTCGGCAGCATGATGTTTGAAGGCGCGGAGATTATTCGCGACCGCATCGATCGCTATGCCATCGCCTGTGACTACCGCCCTGGCGGCATTTTCGCCGCGCTGAATAATCGTCAGATGGGCCATCTGCGTAACCAAAAAGCCAGCTGGACACGGTATGGCAACCATGACCTGGAGTTGCTTGATGAGCGCGGTATCCGCCGCGAGGTGGCGACCGATCGTTATGTCGGCGGGTTGTTGGATAAGCGCGGTGGGCATCTGCATCCTTTGAATCTGGCGCTGGGAGAAGCGGAAGCGATCCGCCGACATGGCGGACGAATCTATGAGCAATCTGCCGCGTTAAAAGTGGAATATGGCGCACCGCATCGCGTGAAAACAGCGCGTGGCGATGTCAACGCCACCTTTGTGATTTTCGCGGGCAACGCCTATCTCCCCAGCCAACTGGAGCCACGTCTGAGCCGCAAAAGCATGCCGTGCGGTTCACAAATCGTCACCACTGAGCCACTGAGCCGCGATCTGGCACTCAGCCTGCTGCCGAACAATCATTGCGTAGAAGATTGTAATTATCTGCTCGATTATTTCCGCCTGACGGCGGATAACCGCCTGTTATACGGTGGCGGTGTGGTGTATGGCGCACGTGAACCGGAGGATATTGACGCGTTGATCCGCCCGAAACTGTTGCGCACCTTCCCGCAGTTACGCGAGGTGAAACTGAGCTATCGCTGGAGCGGCAATTTCCTGCTGACCCTGTCACGCATGCCGCAGTTCGGCCAGTTGGAGAAAAATGTGTACTTTATGCAGGGCGACAGCGGGCATGGTGTCACCTGTACACACTTGTCCGGCAAGCTGATCGCAGAAGTGCTGCGCGGCCAGGCCGAACGCTTTGATGCCTTTGCCAGATTGCCGCATCTGCCCTTTCCTGGCGGAAGACGCTTTAAGGTGCCGCTCACCGCGATGGGCGCAGCCTGGTACGCGTTACGGGATAGATTGGGAGTGTGA
- the puuD gene encoding gamma-glutamyl-gamma-aminobutyrate hydrolase, whose protein sequence is MGIIFDKPLIGVVMCQNNIGSHPGQTVHNKYLDAIVLAGGLPLPLPHQLMQAPHLLENSMTLLDGILLTGSPSNIEPWHYGEEGVEPHADPARDRLAFGLITHAVGKKMPIFGICRGLQELVVANGGALHRYLHLTHQFQEHREDDALPLEQQYAPVHEVKPEADGLLSHLLGSDAAFAVNSLHQQGVREAGPQLRIEARAADGLPEAVSLRHHPFALAVQWHPEWHSTDDPVSRQLFEAFIHAAVRYHKEKRP, encoded by the coding sequence ATGGGCATTATTTTTGACAAACCCTTGATTGGCGTAGTGATGTGTCAGAACAACATCGGCAGCCATCCGGGTCAGACCGTCCATAACAAGTATCTTGATGCCATTGTGCTCGCCGGTGGCTTGCCTCTTCCTTTGCCGCATCAACTGATGCAGGCCCCTCATCTATTAGAAAACAGTATGACGTTGCTGGATGGCATCCTGCTGACCGGCAGCCCAAGCAACATCGAACCCTGGCATTATGGTGAGGAAGGTGTGGAGCCTCATGCCGATCCGGCACGCGACCGCCTCGCCTTCGGACTGATTACCCATGCCGTGGGTAAAAAGATGCCGATATTTGGCATTTGTCGCGGTTTGCAGGAGCTGGTGGTGGCGAATGGGGGGGCGCTGCATCGCTATCTCCACCTCACTCATCAATTCCAGGAGCATCGCGAGGATGATGCGTTGCCGCTGGAGCAACAGTATGCCCCCGTCCATGAGGTAAAACCGGAAGCCGATGGCCTGCTCAGCCACTTGCTCGGTAGCGATGCCGCTTTTGCGGTGAATTCGCTCCACCAACAGGGAGTCCGTGAAGCCGGCCCCCAATTGCGCATCGAGGCGCGCGCAGCCGATGGCCTGCCAGAAGCGGTGAGTTTACGTCACCACCCGTTCGCCCTGGCAGTACAGTGGCATCCGGAATGGCATTCGACCGATGACCCGGTTTCGCGCCAGTTGTTCGAGGCATTTATTCACGCCGCTGTTCGTTATCACAAGGAAAAACGACCATGA
- a CDS encoding glycosyltransferase family 2 protein has product MKISLIVPVLNEEEALPVFYAAIRNFNGFGDDDVEIVFIDDGSSDGTAQILQNIEHSDPLVKHVCFTRNFGKEPALFAGLEAATGDVVIPIDVDLQDPIDIIPQLIEKWRNGADVVLAKRIDRSSDSHLKRKSAEWFYHLHNKISKPQIEENVGDFRLMSREVVENIKLLPERNLFMKGVLSWVGGKTEVIEYTRAERVAGTTKFNGWKLWNLALEGITSFSTFPLRMWTYIGLFVAGLSFIYGAYMVLDTLIFGNPVRGYPSIFVSILFLGGIQLIGIGVLGEYIGRIYLETKKRPRYIVKRTQDRK; this is encoded by the coding sequence ATGAAGATATCCCTGATAGTTCCTGTTCTTAACGAAGAAGAGGCGCTGCCGGTCTTTTATGCTGCTATCCGCAATTTCAACGGCTTTGGTGATGACGATGTTGAAATCGTCTTTATTGATGATGGCAGCAGTGACGGCACCGCACAGATCCTCCAGAACATTGAACACAGCGATCCGCTGGTCAAACATGTTTGCTTCACGCGAAACTTCGGTAAGGAACCCGCCCTGTTCGCCGGGCTTGAAGCCGCTACGGGAGATGTGGTTATCCCGATTGATGTCGACTTGCAGGACCCTATCGATATCATTCCCCAGCTTATTGAGAAGTGGCGCAACGGTGCAGATGTGGTACTGGCTAAACGTATCGACAGGTCATCAGACAGCCATCTGAAGCGCAAAAGTGCGGAATGGTTCTACCATCTGCACAATAAAATCAGTAAGCCGCAGATTGAGGAAAATGTCGGTGATTTCCGCCTGATGTCACGTGAAGTGGTGGAGAACATCAAACTGCTACCGGAAAGAAACCTGTTTATGAAAGGGGTGCTCAGTTGGGTCGGTGGCAAAACTGAAGTGATTGAATACACCCGAGCTGAGCGCGTTGCTGGCACCACCAAGTTTAATGGCTGGAAACTGTGGAACCTGGCACTGGAAGGTATTACCTCCTTTTCCACGTTTCCGCTGCGGATGTGGACTTACATCGGCCTGTTTGTCGCTGGCTTATCGTTTATTTATGGTGCCTATATGGTGCTGGACACCCTTATTTTCGGTAACCCGGTACGTGGTTACCCTTCAATTTTCGTCTCAATTCTTTTTCTGGGCGGTATTCAGCTGATCGGAATTGGTGTTCTTGGGGAATATATTGGCAGGATTTATCTTGAGACCAAAAAACGGCCCCGTTATATCGTGAAAAGAACACAGGATAGAAAATAA
- the hisL gene encoding his operon leader peptide: MTRVQFNHHHHHHPD, from the coding sequence ATGACACGCGTTCAGTTCAACCACCATCATCACCATCATCCTGACTAG